One part of the Glycine soja cultivar W05 chromosome 11, ASM419377v2, whole genome shotgun sequence genome encodes these proteins:
- the LOC114374052 gene encoding uncharacterized protein LOC114374052, with amino-acid sequence MEGATMLLLSPISSCNVRSKHLNYSLRRRSCYSSPRALKIVSMAKEGSDTGNGVVEKAAIAGGLISTPVIAWSLYTLKTTGCGLPPGPGGSIGALEGVSYLVVVGIVGWSLYTKAKTGSGLPNGPFGLLGAVEGFSYLALVAIVVVFGLQFLDKGYIPGPLPADQCFG; translated from the coding sequence ATGGAAGGCGCAACGATGTTACTGTTGTCGCCAATATCGAGCTGCAACGTGCGCAGTAAGCATTTAAACTACTCACTCAGAAGGCGTAGCTGTTATTCTTCTCCCAGGGCACTGAAAATAGTGAGCATGGCGAAGGAGGGAAGCGACACCGGCAACGGCGTGGTAGAAAAAGCAGCCATAGCGGGTGGATTGATCTCAACCCCAGTAATTGCTTGGTCTCTCTATACTCTCAAAACAACAGGGTGCGGTCTTCCCCCAGGACCAGGTGGGTCAATTGGAGCATTGGAGGGTGTGAGCTACCTCGTGGTAGTGGGCATAGTGGGTTGGAGCTTGTACACTAAAGCCAAAACCGGTTCGGGACTTCCCAACGGTCCTTTCGGGTTGTTGGGTGCCGTGGAAGGATTCTCCTATTTGGCATTGGTTGCGATTGTGGTCGTGTTCGGGTTGCAATTCCTTGACAAGGGTTACATCCCTGGTCCTCTCCCCGCCGATCAGTGCTTTGGCTAG